From Betta splendens chromosome 3, fBetSpl5.4, whole genome shotgun sequence, the proteins below share one genomic window:
- the znf280d gene encoding zinc finger protein 280C isoform X1: MSELFMECVEEELEPWQKQAPEILLIDDDDDDDEPIFVGVLSNKQKDVKTSAKPPQSNSVGKPVLNPAAPQPIGSSPVVLPLSITGSTVATAAPNLTTVTPQPVIVNNQGFIVTSQLANTSDFIASLGSQYPPGTSFTIVPAGQQQLFQQVSPATVIPGAVQRAQVQQISNNIVTLSNVQSPPMYSTQPCQVQPNPPNSQTPQTAAVPVKTVGNNKDQNVVKRLLPTSQTDSIKRAKLDLKTQKATAKVENGIVKAKCPKCQEEFTQDALKFHVANCGKNVQSTSVSSPNLSANKRIMLVADFYYGRFEGDGIKEDLQKVTMFKCQSCLKVLKNNIRFMNHLKHHLELEKQNSESWESHTTCHHCYRQYMTPFQLQCHIESAHSPIESSTNCKICELAFESEQVLLEHMKDNHKPGEMPYVCQVCNYRSSFFSDVETHFRSVHENTKDLLCPFCLKVFRSSHTYMQHYMKHQKKKIHRCGKCRLNFLTYKEKLEHRTQVHKTFKKPKALEGLPPGTKVTIRASLTGKTPVLPASSNRTSLPVNTVTLSLSQQTSPPVSEIKSKSIVSAADKATKTTQSKKQYSRNARHKLLKNLSFSVHEGLYTCIECNNYIDDFFSHFPMASNCGACKYRTCCKVSIGNHMIKFHSTIAKNRSFKTDHKKTPSSLKLTLVCFNCDFLVDASSGGDLMTKHLTDQPTHTCKVIPEKADVKDKDQVGNTRRRLQPSQVAQVVQLIQDGASMRAVAKRLALSTSVVSRAWRRYQWPVPYINTEEAVGVQQPSSRTDTAASVQGATGGVLPVCQQLLQDQGTDAMDCPARSPDLNPTEHTSDIMALSIHQHHVAPQTVQKLAVALVQVWEANPQVTILPPHQEHAQAL, encoded by the exons ATGTCTGAACTTTTTATGGAGTGTgttgaggaggagctggagccgtGGCAGAAGCAAGCTCCTGAAATTCTcctgattgatgatgatgatgatgatgacgagcCTATCTTTGTTGGAGTTCTCT ctaacaaacaaaaagatgttAAGACTAGTGCTAAACCTCCTCAGAGTAACAGTGTAGGAAAACCGGTATTGAATCCAGCTGCACCACAACCTATTGGTTCCTCGCCGGTGGTGCTGCCTTTGAGTATAACTGGAAGCACCGTTGCAACTGCAGCACCCAACCTGACGACAGTGACACCACAGCCTGTTATTGTCAATAACCAG GGCTTCATTGTAACATCACAATTGGCAAATACCAGTGACTTCATTGCCTCTCTTGGGTCGCAGTACCCTCCTGGAACATCTTTTACAATTGTACCAG CtggtcagcagcagctttttcagCAGGTCAGTCCAGCAACTGTAATACCTGGAGCTGTTCAAAGGGCTCAAGTGCAGCAAATCAGCAACAACATTGTGACGCTGTCTAACGTGCAGAGTCCGCCCATGTATTCAACACAACCTTGTCAAGTGCAACCAAATCCGCCAAACTCACAAACCCCTCAGACTGCTGCTGTACCCGTAAAGACTGTTGGCAATAATAAAG aTCAAAATGTAGTGAAGCGACTCCTGCCAACATCGCAAACGGACAGCATAAAACGAGCAAAGCTTGATTTGA agacgCAAAAAGCAACTGCCAAAGTGGAAAATGGGATCGTAAAGGCAAAGTGCCCAAAGTGTCAAGAGGAATTTACTCAGGATGCCCTGAAGTTCCATGTGGCG aaTTGTGGTAAAAATGTTCAAAGTACATCTGTATCCTCCCCGAACCTTTCTGCAAACAAACGCATCATGCTGGTCGCAGATTTTTACTATGGCCGCTTTGAGGGAGATGGAATCAAGGAAGACTTGCAGAAGGTCACAATGTTCAAGTGCCAGAGCTGCTTAAAAGTTCTTAAGAACAACATAAG GTTTATGAACCACTTAAAACACCACCTGGAGCTGGAAAAGCAAAACAGCGAAAGCTGGGAGAGCCACACAACTTGCCATCATTGCTACAGACAGTACATGACTCCATTCCAGCTGCAGTGCCACATAGAGAGCGCTCACAGCCCCATCGAGTCCTCAA CTAATTGTAAGATATGTGAGCTGGCGTTTGAGTCAGAACAAGTTCTGCTGGAACACATGAAGGACAACCATAAGCCTGGGGAAATGCCGTACGTCTGCCAG GTGTGCAACTACAGGTCCTCCTTCTTCTCAGATGTCGAGACACATTTTCGAAGTGTCCATGAAAACACCAAAGACCTGCTATGTCCTTTCTGTCTCAAGGTTTTTAGAAGTAGTCATACGTACATGCAGCACTACATGAAACATCAG aaaaaaaaaatccatcgcTGCGGGAAATGCAGACTGAATTTCCTCACCTACAAAGAGAAACTGGAGCACAGAACTCAAGTCCACAAAACTTTCAAAAAACCCAAAGCTCTAGAGGGCCTTCCTCCAGGAACAAAG GTGACCATTCGAGCCTCCCTCACTGGAAAGACGCCTGTGTTGCCAGCCTCCTCTAATCGAACCAGCTTACCTGTCAATACAGTTACACTAAGTTTGAGTCAGCAAACCAGTCCTCCCGTCAGCGAAATCAAGTCTAAATCAATCGTGTCTGCAGCTGACAAAGCCACCAAAACAACGCAGAGCAAGAAGCAATACAGTCGAAATGCCAGACACAAGTTACTCAAGAATCTCAG TTTTAGCGTCCATGAAGGGCTTTACACGTGCATCGAGTGCAACAACTATATTGATGACTTCTTTTCTCATTTCCCGATGGCTTCAAATTGTGGCGCGTGCAAGTATCGGACATGTTGCAAAGTTTCTATTGGGAATCATATGATAAA atttcacaGCACCATCGCTAAAAATCGATCTTTCAAAACGGATCATAAAAAAACACCATCTTCATTAAA ATTAACTTTGGTCTGCTTCAACTGTGACTTCCTGGTGGATGCGTCAAGTGGTGGTGACCTGATGACCAAACACCTAACTGACCAACCAACTCACACATGCAAGGTTATTCCGGAGAAAG CAGATGTGAAAGACAAAGATCAAGT TGGTAACACGAGACGGCGTCTACAACCCTCACAAGTGGCTCAGGTAGTGCAGCTCATCCAGGATGGCGCATCAATGCGAGCTGTGGCAAAAAGGTTAGCTTTGTCTACCAGCGTAGTGTCCAGAGCATGGAGGCGCTACCAATGGCCAGTCCCATACATCAACACTGAGGAGGCTGTAGGAGTGCAAcaacccagcagcaggaccGATACCGCAGCCTCTGTGCAAGGAGCAACAGGAGGAGTATTGCCAGTATGTCAGCAGTTACTGCAAGACCAAGGCACTGATGCTATGGACTGCCCCGCCCGTTCCCCAGACCTGAATCCAACTGAGCACACCTCGGACATTATGGCACTCTCCATCCACCAACACCATGTTGCACCACAGACTGTCCAGAAGCTGGCAGTTGCTTTAGTCCAGGTTTGGGAGGCGAACCCTCAGGTGACCATCCTGCCACCTCATCAGGAGCATGCCCAGGCATTGTAG
- the znf280d gene encoding zinc finger protein 280C isoform X2, with amino-acid sequence MSELFMECVEEELEPWQKQAPEILLIDDDDDDDEPIFVGVLSNKQKDVKTSAKPPQSNSVGKPVLNPAAPQPIGSSPVVLPLSITGSTVATAAPNLTTVTPQPVIVNNQGFIVTSQLANTSDFIASLGSQYPPGTSFTIVPAGQQQLFQQVSPATVIPGAVQRAQVQQISNNIVTLSNVQSPPMYSTQPCQVQPNPPNSQTPQTAAVPVKTVGNNKDQNVVKRLLPTSQTDSIKRAKLDLKTQKATAKVENGIVKAKCPKCQEEFTQDALKFHVANCGKNVQSTSVSSPNLSANKRIMLVADFYYGRFEGDGIKEDLQKVTMFKCQSCLKVLKNNIRFMNHLKHHLELEKQNSESWESHTTCHHCYRQYMTPFQLQCHIESAHSPIESSTNCKICELAFESEQVLLEHMKDNHKPGEMPYVCQVCNYRSSFFSDVETHFRSVHENTKDLLCPFCLKVFRSSHTYMQHYMKHQKKKIHRCGKCRLNFLTYKEKLEHRTQVHKTFKKPKALEGLPPGTKVTIRASLTGKTPVLPASSNRTSLPVNTVTLSLSQQTSPPVSEIKSKSIVSAADKATKTTQSKKQYSRNARHKLLKNLSFSVHEGLYTCIECNNYIDDFFSHFPMASNCGACKYRTCCKVSIGNHMIKFHSTIAKNRSFKTDHKKTPSSLKLTLVCFNCDFLVDASSGGDLMTKHLTDQPTHTCKVIPEKDVKDKDQVGNTRRRLQPSQVAQVVQLIQDGASMRAVAKRLALSTSVVSRAWRRYQWPVPYINTEEAVGVQQPSSRTDTAASVQGATGGVLPVCQQLLQDQGTDAMDCPARSPDLNPTEHTSDIMALSIHQHHVAPQTVQKLAVALVQVWEANPQVTILPPHQEHAQAL; translated from the exons ATGTCTGAACTTTTTATGGAGTGTgttgaggaggagctggagccgtGGCAGAAGCAAGCTCCTGAAATTCTcctgattgatgatgatgatgatgatgacgagcCTATCTTTGTTGGAGTTCTCT ctaacaaacaaaaagatgttAAGACTAGTGCTAAACCTCCTCAGAGTAACAGTGTAGGAAAACCGGTATTGAATCCAGCTGCACCACAACCTATTGGTTCCTCGCCGGTGGTGCTGCCTTTGAGTATAACTGGAAGCACCGTTGCAACTGCAGCACCCAACCTGACGACAGTGACACCACAGCCTGTTATTGTCAATAACCAG GGCTTCATTGTAACATCACAATTGGCAAATACCAGTGACTTCATTGCCTCTCTTGGGTCGCAGTACCCTCCTGGAACATCTTTTACAATTGTACCAG CtggtcagcagcagctttttcagCAGGTCAGTCCAGCAACTGTAATACCTGGAGCTGTTCAAAGGGCTCAAGTGCAGCAAATCAGCAACAACATTGTGACGCTGTCTAACGTGCAGAGTCCGCCCATGTATTCAACACAACCTTGTCAAGTGCAACCAAATCCGCCAAACTCACAAACCCCTCAGACTGCTGCTGTACCCGTAAAGACTGTTGGCAATAATAAAG aTCAAAATGTAGTGAAGCGACTCCTGCCAACATCGCAAACGGACAGCATAAAACGAGCAAAGCTTGATTTGA agacgCAAAAAGCAACTGCCAAAGTGGAAAATGGGATCGTAAAGGCAAAGTGCCCAAAGTGTCAAGAGGAATTTACTCAGGATGCCCTGAAGTTCCATGTGGCG aaTTGTGGTAAAAATGTTCAAAGTACATCTGTATCCTCCCCGAACCTTTCTGCAAACAAACGCATCATGCTGGTCGCAGATTTTTACTATGGCCGCTTTGAGGGAGATGGAATCAAGGAAGACTTGCAGAAGGTCACAATGTTCAAGTGCCAGAGCTGCTTAAAAGTTCTTAAGAACAACATAAG GTTTATGAACCACTTAAAACACCACCTGGAGCTGGAAAAGCAAAACAGCGAAAGCTGGGAGAGCCACACAACTTGCCATCATTGCTACAGACAGTACATGACTCCATTCCAGCTGCAGTGCCACATAGAGAGCGCTCACAGCCCCATCGAGTCCTCAA CTAATTGTAAGATATGTGAGCTGGCGTTTGAGTCAGAACAAGTTCTGCTGGAACACATGAAGGACAACCATAAGCCTGGGGAAATGCCGTACGTCTGCCAG GTGTGCAACTACAGGTCCTCCTTCTTCTCAGATGTCGAGACACATTTTCGAAGTGTCCATGAAAACACCAAAGACCTGCTATGTCCTTTCTGTCTCAAGGTTTTTAGAAGTAGTCATACGTACATGCAGCACTACATGAAACATCAG aaaaaaaaaatccatcgcTGCGGGAAATGCAGACTGAATTTCCTCACCTACAAAGAGAAACTGGAGCACAGAACTCAAGTCCACAAAACTTTCAAAAAACCCAAAGCTCTAGAGGGCCTTCCTCCAGGAACAAAG GTGACCATTCGAGCCTCCCTCACTGGAAAGACGCCTGTGTTGCCAGCCTCCTCTAATCGAACCAGCTTACCTGTCAATACAGTTACACTAAGTTTGAGTCAGCAAACCAGTCCTCCCGTCAGCGAAATCAAGTCTAAATCAATCGTGTCTGCAGCTGACAAAGCCACCAAAACAACGCAGAGCAAGAAGCAATACAGTCGAAATGCCAGACACAAGTTACTCAAGAATCTCAG TTTTAGCGTCCATGAAGGGCTTTACACGTGCATCGAGTGCAACAACTATATTGATGACTTCTTTTCTCATTTCCCGATGGCTTCAAATTGTGGCGCGTGCAAGTATCGGACATGTTGCAAAGTTTCTATTGGGAATCATATGATAAA atttcacaGCACCATCGCTAAAAATCGATCTTTCAAAACGGATCATAAAAAAACACCATCTTCATTAAA ATTAACTTTGGTCTGCTTCAACTGTGACTTCCTGGTGGATGCGTCAAGTGGTGGTGACCTGATGACCAAACACCTAACTGACCAACCAACTCACACATGCAAGGTTATTCCGGAGAAAG ATGTGAAAGACAAAGATCAAGT TGGTAACACGAGACGGCGTCTACAACCCTCACAAGTGGCTCAGGTAGTGCAGCTCATCCAGGATGGCGCATCAATGCGAGCTGTGGCAAAAAGGTTAGCTTTGTCTACCAGCGTAGTGTCCAGAGCATGGAGGCGCTACCAATGGCCAGTCCCATACATCAACACTGAGGAGGCTGTAGGAGTGCAAcaacccagcagcaggaccGATACCGCAGCCTCTGTGCAAGGAGCAACAGGAGGAGTATTGCCAGTATGTCAGCAGTTACTGCAAGACCAAGGCACTGATGCTATGGACTGCCCCGCCCGTTCCCCAGACCTGAATCCAACTGAGCACACCTCGGACATTATGGCACTCTCCATCCACCAACACCATGTTGCACCACAGACTGTCCAGAAGCTGGCAGTTGCTTTAGTCCAGGTTTGGGAGGCGAACCCTCAGGTGACCATCCTGCCACCTCATCAGGAGCATGCCCAGGCATTGTAG